One segment of Dolichospermum sp. DET69 DNA contains the following:
- a CDS encoding GAF domain-containing protein: MTTLYQNSNEDAGNGFTTAQSEEKKQGNGNGANYDSSSKSLIAQEFKIWIQRFQEITAKMRQVPDLEKLLTVTVAEVRDKLAGDGEAPLRADRVLIYQFTTDDTGTVVAESRASGWTPTINENLAAILFGVYTSQDYLEPVIIDDINQIQVTPYQKQLLDKFQVRSSLSLPIFLDSKVWGLLVVHRCGVPRQWQETETTLLSQLATEITYRVQGFKLQRELKQSSLAKQSAAKVITKILQQPDVEKIFQTTTQEVRQLLKCHRVGVYRFNDDWSGQFVSESVGNNWVKVVTPGYQMVWEDTHLQDTKGGRYAKGESFVVNDTYKVGLDQCHIDILEQFEAKAYIISPIFSGEKLWGLLAAYQNTGAREWQDWEVSFLNQIGSQFGVAVSQGEYLGKVQKQTEQLGQIAKQEKALTQIVSRIRQSLDVGEIFKIATQEMRQVLKCDRVAVFKFHPDFSGEFVAESVSQGWVRLVDTAHKELVEDTFLQETKGARFAQGETIAVNDIYAANITPCYLELLEQFEAKAYITVPIFFGDELWGLLAVYQNSNSREWQTSEVSFLSQVALQFSLAKTQIDYLTELTKRAEKEKAINRIVNRIRQSFDTEEIFRTTTQEIRAALQCDRVGVYQFHPDWSGTFIAESVGSGWKKIVTPEFQMVWTDTHIQETQGGRYAKGENFVVNDIYQVGHAQCHIEILEQIEVKAYIIVPIFFEDKLWGLLAAYQNTGTRKWQESEVNFLAQIGLQFSLAKSQIDYLDKLREQSAKIAQAIEQEKTFSKIVNQIRQSLNSGIEEIFKSTTQDIRQLFKCDRCAVYKFTSDWGGNFVSESVATGWIKLVTPELKTAFDDPCLQAIKGGDYKKGNKLIVSDIYQASFDTCYIELLEGFEAKAYAIVPILFGEKLWGLLAVYQNSSTRHWQESETNLLARIGDQLGLALQQTEFLQQLQTQSAELSAAASKEKAAKELLQQRSIQLLIALKPALKGDLTVRAPITEDEIGTIADAYNGTLQALQQIVIKVQSASQQVAETSSNSSTSLVGLTHLAEQQSDEITKALGDLQQMLNSTQAVVSNAQLVQIAVQQANKTVDSGDTAMNETVNAIQAIRETVAQTSKKIKRLSESSQKISKVVNLISSFATQTNVLALNAAIEATRAGEYGKGFAVVADEVRSLSRQSAAATIEIEKLVQEIQAETGEVAVAMETGIQQVVEGTNLVNETRQNLNAIVSATAEISQLIERITEATQIQMQQSGTVTKSMNDVAEIANKTFGESQEIAHVFQSLTGMAQDLLATASKFKVK; encoded by the coding sequence ATGACGACTTTATATCAAAACTCAAATGAAGATGCTGGAAATGGTTTTACTACAGCACAAAGCGAAGAAAAAAAACAAGGTAATGGCAATGGTGCTAATTATGATTCATCTAGTAAAAGTTTAATTGCTCAGGAATTTAAAATCTGGATACAGCGGTTTCAGGAAATAACCGCCAAAATGCGTCAAGTTCCAGATTTAGAGAAGTTATTAACTGTGACGGTAGCAGAAGTTAGAGATAAACTTGCTGGAGATGGCGAAGCGCCGCTGCGAGCAGATCGCGTCTTAATTTATCAGTTTACCACAGATGATACTGGAACTGTTGTAGCCGAATCCAGAGCCAGCGGTTGGACACCGACAATTAATGAAAATCTGGCAGCTATTTTGTTTGGTGTCTATACCAGTCAAGATTATTTAGAACCTGTAATTATTGACGATATTAATCAAATTCAAGTCACTCCTTACCAAAAGCAGCTACTAGATAAATTTCAAGTTAGATCCAGTCTAAGTTTACCGATTTTTCTTGATAGTAAAGTATGGGGTTTATTAGTAGTTCATCGTTGTGGAGTACCTCGACAATGGCAGGAAACAGAAACCACGCTTTTATCACAACTTGCCACAGAAATTACTTACAGAGTTCAGGGATTTAAATTACAAAGAGAACTGAAACAGTCTTCTCTAGCAAAGCAATCAGCAGCGAAAGTTATTACCAAGATTTTACAACAGCCAGATGTAGAAAAAATCTTTCAAACTACTACTCAAGAAGTCCGCCAATTATTGAAATGCCATCGCGTTGGTGTGTATCGTTTTAATGATGATTGGAGTGGGCAATTTGTCTCTGAATCTGTAGGTAATAATTGGGTAAAAGTGGTAACTCCCGGTTATCAAATGGTCTGGGAAGATACTCACCTCCAAGATACCAAAGGTGGTAGATATGCCAAAGGTGAAAGCTTTGTTGTTAACGACACCTATAAAGTTGGTTTAGATCAATGCCACATTGATATTTTAGAACAGTTTGAAGCTAAAGCTTATATCATTTCTCCCATCTTTTCTGGGGAAAAATTATGGGGTTTACTTGCAGCTTATCAAAATACCGGAGCGCGGGAATGGCAAGATTGGGAAGTAAGTTTTTTAAATCAGATTGGTTCACAATTTGGTGTGGCTGTTTCCCAAGGAGAATATTTAGGAAAAGTTCAGAAACAAACAGAACAATTAGGACAAATAGCTAAACAAGAAAAAGCATTAACTCAGATAGTCAGTCGCATTAGACAATCCTTAGATGTAGGAGAAATTTTTAAGATTGCTACCCAAGAAATGCGCCAGGTTTTGAAATGCGATCGCGTGGCAGTATTTAAATTTCACCCTGATTTTAGTGGCGAATTTGTAGCAGAATCAGTAAGTCAAGGTTGGGTAAGATTAGTTGATACTGCACATAAAGAACTGGTTGAAGATACATTTTTGCAAGAAACTAAGGGAGCGCGATTTGCTCAGGGAGAAACAATTGCTGTTAATGATATCTATGCTGCCAATATTACTCCTTGCTATTTAGAATTGTTGGAACAATTTGAAGCCAAAGCTTATATTACCGTTCCGATTTTCTTTGGTGATGAATTATGGGGTTTATTAGCGGTTTATCAAAATAGTAATTCTCGTGAATGGCAAACATCAGAAGTGAGTTTCTTGAGTCAAGTAGCTCTACAATTTAGTTTAGCAAAAACCCAGATAGATTATTTAACAGAACTCACAAAAAGAGCAGAAAAAGAAAAAGCTATTAATAGGATTGTGAATAGAATTCGTCAATCCTTCGATACAGAAGAAATCTTCCGCACCACTACTCAAGAAATAAGAGCGGCTTTACAATGCGATCGCGTGGGAGTTTATCAATTTCACCCTGATTGGAGTGGGACATTTATCGCTGAATCAGTAGGTAGTGGTTGGAAAAAAATAGTCACACCAGAATTCCAAATGGTCTGGACAGATACCCACATCCAAGAAACCCAAGGTGGTAGATATGCTAAAGGGGAAAACTTTGTAGTTAATGACATTTATCAAGTCGGCCATGCTCAATGTCATATTGAGATTTTAGAGCAGATTGAAGTCAAAGCCTATATAATTGTTCCCATCTTTTTTGAAGACAAATTATGGGGTTTGTTGGCGGCTTATCAAAACACGGGAACAAGAAAATGGCAAGAATCAGAAGTTAACTTTCTAGCGCAAATAGGCTTACAATTTAGCCTGGCTAAATCTCAAATTGATTATCTCGATAAATTACGAGAGCAATCTGCAAAAATCGCCCAAGCAATTGAACAGGAAAAAACTTTCTCCAAAATAGTTAACCAAATTCGTCAATCCTTAAATAGTGGAATAGAGGAAATTTTCAAATCTACCACTCAGGATATCCGCCAACTCTTCAAATGCGATCGCTGTGCTGTCTATAAATTTACATCTGATTGGGGTGGTAACTTTGTTTCCGAATCAGTAGCCACAGGTTGGATAAAACTAGTTACACCTGAACTTAAAACCGCCTTTGATGATCCTTGCTTACAAGCAATTAAAGGCGGTGATTATAAGAAGGGTAATAAATTAATAGTCAGTGACATTTATCAAGCCAGCTTTGATACTTGCTACATTGAACTATTAGAAGGGTTTGAAGCCAAAGCCTATGCAATTGTTCCTATCCTCTTCGGTGAAAAACTATGGGGACTATTGGCAGTTTATCAAAACTCCAGCACCCGTCATTGGCAAGAGTCAGAAACAAATCTGTTAGCGCGGATTGGGGATCAGTTAGGACTAGCTTTGCAACAAACAGAGTTCTTGCAACAGTTACAAACCCAATCGGCTGAACTATCAGCAGCAGCAAGCAAAGAAAAAGCAGCTAAAGAACTACTCCAACAGCGTTCTATTCAACTGCTAATTGCTCTCAAACCTGCATTAAAAGGAGATTTAACAGTTCGCGCCCCCATTACAGAAGATGAAATAGGCACAATTGCAGACGCTTATAACGGGACTCTGCAAGCCCTACAGCAAATCGTCATCAAGGTACAGTCAGCGTCTCAACAAGTAGCCGAAACTTCCAGTAATAGCAGTACATCACTGGTGGGATTGACTCATTTAGCAGAACAACAATCTGATGAAATCACTAAGGCTTTAGGTGATCTGCAACAGATGCTAAACTCTACCCAAGCGGTAGTTAGTAACGCTCAATTAGTCCAAATAGCTGTGCAACAAGCTAACAAAACTGTAGATTCTGGCGATACTGCTATGAATGAAACAGTTAATGCTATTCAAGCCATTCGAGAAACCGTCGCTCAAACCAGCAAAAAGATTAAACGCCTGAGTGAGTCATCTCAAAAAATCTCCAAAGTGGTAAATTTGATTAGTAGCTTTGCGACTCAAACCAACGTTCTCGCGCTCAACGCAGCTATTGAAGCTACTAGAGCCGGTGAATATGGTAAAGGCTTTGCAGTGGTAGCTGATGAAGTGCGTTCTTTATCTCGTCAGTCAGCGGCCGCAACTATCGAAATTGAAAAATTAGTTCAGGAAATTCAAGCAGAAACAGGGGAAGTTGCTGTCGCAATGGAAACGGGTATTCAGCAAGTTGTCGAAGGGACAAACTTAGTTAATGAAACTCGTCAAAACCTCAATGCCATTGTTTCTGCAACTGCGGAAATTAGTCAACTAATTGAACGCATTACTGAAGCTACTCAAATCCAAATGCAGCAATCTGGTACAGTTACTAAATCCATGAATGATGTGGCAGAAATTGCCAACAAAACCTTTGGAGAATCTCAAGAAATTGCCCATGTTTTCCAAAGCTTAACCGGAATGGCACAGGATTTATTAGCAACTGCTAGTAAGTTTAAGGTGAAGTAA
- a CDS encoding hybrid sensor histidine kinase/response regulator, translated as MITDSAIREQGYAYFLGEAPELLQTIEQDLFTLVESHSTAKVHNLMRATHTIKGGAANVGLDTIMTIAHSLEDIFKALYSPNVVIDGELQALLIEGYECLQLAVISEVTNSNINADELLNRATTAFAQIQEKLGDAFGAETHIPTSEELGFDIVKSIFEVGVKQRIDSLNQAINNPPNPSEFCELLHSQSEVFIGLAESLNLPGLQKLARTIMAAVDGNPEKVLEIAKIAFTDLQAAQKAVLAGDRTSGGSPSLELQKLANTNIIDDSVSVVVKTSALAIVPKYESSLTSIHQSFAETFFNITTEFYQFLITLSNGNHEPLKPIHAKIYLKVIRYIFGWFNHYREIPELELNLSLLIPPSIQKYPVNYLENWLGEFFYFIENETDSQSLSLYRRGIILIILLAIAKFQYTVEQNNSAIPIIKRLRQQIRELGQEYKKYPQVTEAEKKWLDHHKLQNLLVIKEIVSSLSLEDNNNLLESIWGGESILDNNPEIVSTPIIETGETVKHDSYLESVTLSAVTEEVITDDDSTRINQQVEEKTTDSVNRNSRQPSFVRVDVEGLERLNYLTGELLIYQKRRSLYDDQVIELIDRLSQQLNQHQLTLYQLRDLPLQGNNVISHNSQSVSSVNFDSLEMDIYSEFQLILHSAMEETLQIQETSESLELLMRQAGQISEKKQTLTLNIIDNLVEARMLPLGTILSRFPQMVQNLANVYGKQVELKLTGTKVLVDKAIAEKLYDPLLQLVRNSFDHGIESPEIRRERGKSAQGIIEIRAYNQGSQTVIEIHDDGQGLNLEKVRSRAIELHLIPDDHSENYVHHLSESELIEMMFAPGFSTAGKVSEISGRGMGLDIVRTQMQSLNGSISVQSSPHQGTTFILKIPFSMTTDKLMLVQAGGVIYALLQDSIEKIVIPSAQQIKEFEGKQFLHWRTDDEELMVSLQKLEELMYYNGAVLSTNNLQNLRDNSEAGIVKNPILLLRRHQGMVGIEVDQIIGEQELVIRPLGSSITPPKYVYGCSSLANGNLILIIDGTMLIDTKEMQATLDVMRLPMTPPANQQSLPMSKEIISSTPLITTSTPGTNTQKQLTANVSGNSKSPKVILVVDDAISLRQTLSLTLQKSGYQVLQAQNGVEALEQLQLHPEIAVVISDLEMPKMNGFELLSHIRQNPDFAKKPVVVLTSRSADKHRQLAYELGANSYLTKPYLEHEFLSTVESLANIIKNDSTQELITAGK; from the coding sequence ATGATTACAGATTCAGCAATTCGTGAACAAGGCTATGCCTATTTTCTGGGTGAAGCACCGGAATTGTTACAAACTATTGAACAAGATTTATTTACTTTAGTTGAAAGTCATAGCACAGCTAAAGTACATAACTTAATGCGAGCAACCCATACAATTAAGGGTGGAGCAGCCAATGTTGGACTAGATACCATCATGACAATTGCCCATTCTTTAGAAGATATTTTCAAGGCTTTATATAGTCCCAATGTCGTTATTGATGGTGAATTACAAGCCTTACTTATTGAAGGTTATGAATGTTTACAATTAGCAGTTATATCTGAAGTTACCAATAGTAATATTAATGCTGATGAACTTTTAAATCGAGCGACTACAGCATTTGCTCAAATTCAAGAAAAGTTAGGTGATGCTTTTGGGGCAGAAACACATATTCCTACATCAGAAGAATTAGGATTTGATATTGTTAAATCTATTTTTGAAGTAGGAGTTAAACAACGGATAGATAGTCTCAATCAAGCTATTAATAATCCGCCAAATCCTAGTGAATTTTGTGAATTATTACACTCTCAAAGTGAAGTATTTATCGGGTTAGCAGAATCTTTAAATCTACCAGGATTGCAAAAACTAGCACGCACAATTATGGCGGCTGTGGATGGGAATCCTGAAAAAGTATTAGAAATTGCTAAAATAGCTTTTACTGATTTACAAGCAGCACAAAAAGCGGTATTAGCAGGCGATCGCACTTCCGGAGGTTCACCATCTTTAGAATTGCAAAAACTAGCAAATACAAATATTATAGATGATTCTGTCTCTGTTGTGGTTAAAACCAGCGCTTTAGCTATAGTACCAAAATATGAATCATCTCTAACATCTATACACCAATCTTTTGCCGAAACATTTTTTAATATTACCACAGAATTTTATCAATTTTTAATTACTCTGAGTAATGGCAATCATGAACCCTTAAAGCCAATTCATGCCAAAATTTATTTAAAAGTAATTCGCTATATTTTTGGCTGGTTTAACCACTATAGAGAGATTCCAGAATTAGAACTAAATCTATCTTTATTAATTCCTCCATCTATTCAAAAATATCCCGTTAATTATCTAGAAAATTGGCTAGGGGAATTTTTCTACTTTATCGAAAATGAAACAGATAGTCAGTCTTTATCTCTTTATCGGCGGGGGATAATTCTAATTATTCTCCTAGCTATTGCCAAATTCCAATATACTGTTGAGCAAAATAATAGTGCTATCCCCATTATTAAAAGATTAAGACAGCAAATCCGCGAACTAGGTCAAGAATATAAAAAATATCCACAAGTCACTGAAGCCGAAAAAAAATGGCTTGATCATCATAAATTACAAAATTTATTAGTTATTAAAGAAATAGTTTCGTCATTATCACTCGAAGACAATAATAATCTCCTGGAATCAATATGGGGAGGAGAATCTATTTTAGATAATAATCCGGAAATAGTCTCTACACCAATCATAGAAACAGGAGAAACTGTTAAACATGATAGTTATTTAGAAAGTGTGACATTATCAGCAGTCACTGAAGAGGTAATTACAGATGATGATTCTACAAGAATTAATCAGCAAGTAGAAGAAAAAACTACCGATTCTGTCAATAGAAACTCCCGTCAACCTTCCTTTGTGCGGGTAGATGTGGAAGGATTAGAACGCCTGAATTATCTCACAGGTGAATTACTAATTTACCAAAAAAGGCGCAGTTTATACGATGACCAAGTTATAGAACTAATTGATAGATTAAGTCAGCAACTTAACCAACACCAACTTACTTTATATCAATTACGGGACTTACCATTACAAGGTAATAATGTAATATCTCATAATAGCCAATCAGTGAGTAGCGTCAATTTTGATTCTTTAGAAATGGATATATATTCAGAGTTTCAATTGATATTACACTCAGCAATGGAAGAAACTCTGCAAATACAAGAAACTTCTGAATCTCTAGAATTACTGATGAGACAAGCTGGTCAAATCAGTGAGAAAAAACAGACTTTAACCCTAAATATTATAGATAACTTAGTAGAAGCGAGAATGTTACCTTTAGGAACTATCCTCAGTCGCTTCCCGCAAATGGTGCAGAATCTAGCCAATGTTTATGGGAAACAGGTAGAATTGAAACTTACTGGTACAAAAGTTCTGGTTGATAAAGCGATCGCGGAAAAACTCTATGATCCTTTATTACAACTGGTACGCAACTCTTTTGATCACGGCATTGAATCTCCAGAAATTCGCCGGGAAAGAGGTAAATCTGCACAAGGTATCATTGAAATTCGTGCCTATAATCAAGGTAGTCAAACTGTTATTGAAATTCATGATGATGGACAAGGTTTAAACTTAGAAAAAGTTCGTAGTAGAGCTATAGAACTGCATCTAATCCCCGATGATCATAGTGAAAATTATGTTCATCATCTCAGCGAATCCGAACTAATAGAGATGATGTTTGCTCCGGGATTTTCCACAGCGGGTAAAGTCAGTGAAATCTCTGGACGCGGTATGGGTTTAGATATTGTCCGTACCCAAATGCAATCACTTAACGGCTCAATTTCTGTGCAATCATCTCCTCATCAGGGAACAACTTTTATCCTCAAAATTCCTTTCTCTATGACTACAGATAAACTCATGTTAGTTCAGGCAGGTGGTGTTATTTATGCTTTACTACAAGATAGTATTGAAAAAATAGTTATTCCCTCTGCTCAACAAATCAAAGAATTTGAAGGCAAACAATTTTTACATTGGCGTACAGATGACGAAGAATTAATGGTCAGCCTCCAAAAATTAGAGGAGTTAATGTATTATAATGGTGCAGTTCTGAGTACGAATAATCTCCAAAATCTCCGCGATAATTCAGAAGCAGGAATAGTCAAAAATCCTATTCTTCTCCTCCGTCGTCATCAGGGAATGGTAGGAATAGAAGTTGATCAAATTATTGGGGAACAAGAATTAGTAATTAGACCTTTAGGAAGTTCTATTACTCCACCAAAATACGTTTACGGTTGTAGTAGTTTAGCTAATGGTAACTTGATCTTAATTATTGACGGCACTATGCTGATTGATACTAAAGAAATGCAAGCAACATTGGATGTCATGAGACTACCGATGACACCCCCAGCAAATCAACAATCTTTGCCAATGTCCAAGGAGATAATTTCCTCTACACCCTTAATTACTACATCAACTCCTGGAACTAATACCCAAAAACAACTAACTGCTAATGTGTCAGGAAATAGCAAATCACCAAAGGTAATTTTAGTGGTAGATGATGCTATTAGTCTACGGCAAACTCTTTCTCTGACTTTGCAAAAATCTGGCTATCAAGTATTACAAGCGCAAAATGGTGTAGAGGCTTTGGAACAGTTGCAGTTACATCCAGAAATTGCCGTAGTTATCTCTGATTTAGAAATGCCAAAAATGAACGGATTTGAATTATTAAGCCATATCCGTCAAAATCCAGATTTTGCCAAAAAACCAGTTGTGGTTCTCACTTCTCGTAGCGCGGATAAACATCGTCAATTAGCTTACGAATTAGGGGCAAATTCTTATTTAACTAAACCCTATTTAGAACATGAATTTTTGTCCACTGTTGAGAGTTTAGCTAATATCATTAAAAATGATTCGACCCAGGAGCTAATAACAGCAGGGAAGTAA
- the rpiA gene encoding ribose-5-phosphate isomerase RpiA: protein MSIPADPVKLMKQEVGKAAANLVKSGSIVGLGTGSTTAYTIQYLGERLKSGELKDIVGIPTSFQSEVLAKEYGVPLTTLDAVDHIDIAIDGADEVDPHKNLIKGGGAAHTREKVVDYLAAQFIVVVDGGKLVDKLGSSFAVPVEVIPMALTPVTNAIKALGGKPELRMGVRKAGPVITDQGNMVLDVTFDSIDDPANLEKTLNNIPGVLENGIFVNCADIVLVGEVIDGKPVVRQL, encoded by the coding sequence ATGTCCATACCAGCAGATCCCGTAAAATTGATGAAGCAAGAAGTTGGCAAAGCCGCTGCCAATTTAGTAAAATCCGGTTCTATAGTTGGTTTGGGTACTGGTTCAACCACAGCTTACACGATTCAGTATTTAGGAGAACGTCTCAAATCAGGGGAACTCAAAGATATTGTCGGTATCCCCACTTCGTTTCAATCAGAAGTGTTAGCTAAAGAGTATGGCGTTCCCCTCACCACTTTAGACGCTGTAGATCATATTGATATTGCCATAGATGGCGCTGATGAAGTAGATCCTCACAAAAACTTGATTAAAGGTGGTGGTGCAGCACATACCCGCGAAAAAGTAGTAGATTATCTTGCAGCACAGTTTATTGTTGTTGTTGATGGTGGTAAATTAGTAGATAAACTGGGTTCTAGTTTTGCTGTGCCTGTAGAAGTCATCCCTATGGCACTTACCCCCGTCACTAATGCCATTAAAGCCCTTGGTGGTAAGCCAGAATTGCGAATGGGTGTGAGAAAAGCAGGTCCTGTCATCACTGACCAAGGTAATATGGTTTTAGATGTGACATTCGATAGTATTGATGATCCTGCAAACCTGGAAAAAACACTGAATAACATTCCTGGTGTTTTGGAAAATGGTATTTTCGTCAATTGTGCAGATATCGTTCTTGTTGGTGAAGTTATTGACGGTAAACCTGTAGTCAGACAGCTTTAA
- a CDS encoding S-layer homology domain-containing protein has translation MKKLLGALTLITLLQTSPIIAQEQSPDTIPVTSAEYLQKVVDSKLMDNFPDGEFHQDKLISRAELASILVKAFYLDKRAILSEKKSVFIPDVPASHWAYQDIQIVLKTDIMKGYRGNLFFPNQKVTRAEGLAIFAQAYGVFQFPDQTVNKILSSHPDAKNIPDWSRKAIATLIAEEFVNMDTQGNIYPLSPITRGDLAYMLSKYLQRQQKQPSTPIVR, from the coding sequence ATGAAAAAATTACTGGGTGCATTGACTTTAATCACACTGCTGCAAACTTCCCCAATTATTGCACAGGAACAATCACCAGATACAATACCTGTTACCAGTGCAGAGTATCTACAAAAGGTAGTTGATTCTAAATTAATGGATAATTTTCCCGATGGTGAATTTCATCAGGATAAGTTAATTAGTCGAGCAGAATTGGCATCAATTTTGGTCAAGGCATTTTATTTAGATAAACGGGCTATTCTTTCAGAAAAAAAATCTGTATTCATCCCTGATGTTCCTGCTTCTCATTGGGCATATCAAGATATTCAGATAGTTTTGAAAACCGACATTATGAAAGGTTATCGAGGCAATCTGTTTTTCCCAAATCAAAAGGTTACTAGAGCCGAAGGTTTAGCGATTTTTGCCCAAGCTTATGGGGTTTTTCAATTTCCTGATCAAACTGTTAATAAGATTCTCTCATCACATCCAGATGCAAAAAATATACCTGATTGGTCTAGAAAGGCGATTGCCACACTCATTGCTGAGGAATTTGTGAATATGGATACACAAGGTAATATTTACCCACTAAGCCCCATAACAAGGGGAGATTTAGCTTATATGCTAAGTAAGTATTTACAACGTCAACAGAAGCAACCCTCGACACCTATAGTTCGCTAG
- a CDS encoding amidohydrolase — translation MVSTFPLASTVNLKNVRLEIRALQPQLVEWRREIHQKPELGFQEKITAEFIAQKLQSWGIAHQTGIAQTGIVAIIKGEKPGQGKVLAIRADMDALPIQELNEVSYCSQQDGVMHACGHDGHTAIALGTAYYLNQHRQDFSGTVKIIFQPAEEGPGGAKPMVAAGVLKNPDVDAIIGLHLWNNLPLGTVGVRPGALMAAVEVFHCTIFGKGGHGAIPHQTVDSIIVAAQIVNALQTIVSRNINPIDAAVVTVGELHAGTAVNVIADTARMGGTVRYFNPDLGGFFKARIQQIIAGICQSHGANYDFDYIHYYPPVINDPGIAELVRSVAEDVIETPIGIVPECQTMGGEDMSFFLQEVPGCYFFLGAANAEKKLDYPHHHPRFDFDETALPMGVEMFVRCLEKFLA, via the coding sequence ATGGTTTCTACATTTCCTCTAGCTTCAACGGTAAATCTCAAAAATGTCAGGTTAGAAATTCGGGCTTTACAACCGCAATTAGTGGAGTGGAGAAGAGAAATCCACCAAAAACCAGAATTAGGTTTTCAGGAAAAAATCACCGCTGAATTTATTGCCCAGAAGTTACAAAGTTGGGGAATTGCCCATCAAACGGGAATTGCTCAAACAGGAATTGTTGCTATTATTAAAGGTGAAAAACCTGGGCAGGGTAAAGTATTAGCAATTCGGGCTGATATGGATGCTTTACCTATTCAAGAACTCAACGAAGTTTCCTATTGTTCTCAACAGGATGGGGTGATGCACGCTTGTGGACATGATGGACATACAGCGATCGCTCTCGGTACAGCATATTACCTCAATCAACACCGTCAAGACTTTAGCGGGACTGTAAAAATTATCTTCCAACCCGCAGAAGAAGGTCCCGGTGGGGCAAAACCGATGGTAGCAGCAGGTGTCCTTAAAAACCCTGATGTTGATGCCATTATCGGTTTACACTTATGGAATAATCTGCCATTGGGGACTGTGGGAGTCCGTCCAGGAGCATTAATGGCTGCTGTTGAAGTGTTCCATTGTACCATTTTTGGTAAAGGTGGACATGGGGCAATTCCTCATCAAACGGTAGATTCCATAATTGTAGCGGCGCAAATAGTCAATGCTTTACAAACTATTGTTTCCCGCAATATTAACCCCATTGATGCGGCAGTTGTCACCGTGGGAGAACTCCACGCAGGAACGGCAGTTAATGTGATTGCTGATACGGCAAGAATGGGTGGGACTGTGAGATATTTTAATCCTGATTTAGGAGGTTTTTTTAAAGCCCGTATCCAACAAATTATTGCGGGAATTTGCCAAAGTCACGGGGCAAATTATGACTTCGATTATATCCATTATTATCCACCAGTGATTAATGATCCTGGAATAGCTGAGTTAGTCCGTTCTGTTGCAGAAGATGTAATAGAAACGCCCATTGGGATAGTTCCCGAATGTCAAACAATGGGTGGGGAAGATATGTCATTTTTCTTGCAGGAAGTTCCCGGTTGTTACTTTTTTCTCGGTGCGGCAAATGCAGAGAAAAAATTAGATTATCCTCATCATCATCCCCGATTTGATTTTGATGAAACTGCTTTACCAATGGGTGTAGAAATGTTTGTGCGTTGTCTAGAAAAGTTTTTAGCTTGA
- the bioD gene encoding ATP-dependent dethiobiotin synthetase BioD: MNTLLITGTDTDAGKTVVTATIAAYWQKYYPQRSLGIMKPIQSGVGDRELYQTLFNLEQSPEEITPMYFQAPLAPPIAAAKENRQVDLAIVWRTLLALQKQRDFVLVESLGGLGSPITDELTVADLAGEWRLPTVLVVCVRLGAIAQAVANVALARQAKINLRGIILNCTQPRTESEIADLTPPDLIQSLTNIPVLGCIPYLENPRDLAKLAQVAADLDWELLGVF; encoded by the coding sequence TTGAATACTTTACTGATTACGGGAACTGATACAGACGCTGGTAAAACTGTTGTCACAGCAACAATAGCCGCTTATTGGCAAAAATATTATCCCCAGCGCAGTTTGGGGATTATGAAGCCAATTCAATCAGGGGTAGGAGATAGGGAACTGTACCAAACTCTGTTTAATTTGGAACAGTCACCGGAGGAAATTACACCTATGTATTTTCAAGCTCCTTTAGCCCCTCCCATAGCTGCTGCTAAGGAAAATCGTCAAGTTGATTTGGCGATAGTTTGGCGAACTTTGTTGGCTTTACAGAAACAACGTGATTTTGTGTTGGTGGAATCTTTGGGGGGTTTAGGCTCACCAATTACTGATGAGTTGACGGTGGCTGATTTAGCGGGTGAATGGCGATTACCGACTGTTTTGGTGGTATGTGTGAGATTGGGAGCGATCGCTCAAGCTGTTGCTAATGTAGCATTAGCTAGGCAAGCTAAAATCAATCTGCGGGGAATTATTCTTAATTGTACCCAACCTCGCACAGAGTCAGAAATTGCTGATTTAACTCCCCCAGATTTGATTCAATCATTGACAAATATTCCCGTTTTAGGTTGTATACCTTATTTGGAAAATCCCAGAGATTTAGCAAAACTTGCCCAAGTTGCTGCGGATTTGGATTGGGAATTGCTAGGAGTTTTTTAA